Below is a window of Streptomyces sp. ITFR-16 DNA.
CCCAGTAGGCGGCCTCGCCGAAGGACAGCTCGTGCGTCGCCCACGGGTGCTGGTCACCCGTGGTGAGCACGAGGATGTCGCCGGGCGCGCGGCCCGAGTCGAGCAGCAGGTCCACCGCCTCGTCGGCGGCGTCGAGCGCACCGCCGGCCGGAGCGGGGATCAGCTGGAGCTGCGGCGCGGAACGATTCTCCGGCCGGGCGGCCTGGGGCCGTCCGGCGGCGGAGTGCTGGCGCTGCGCCGGAGGCGCAGGCCTGGGGCCGGGACCCGGACGACCGGGGCGCGGCGTGGCCGCTGTACGCGGACCGGGTACGGGACGAGGGGTCGACGCGGCGCGGCCGGTGGCCGGGGTGGCGCGGGGACCCTGGGCGCTCTCGTGAATCTGAGGCTCCTCGGGGATGAGAGGCATGGGTGGTTGTCTATCAAACGCCGGTGCGGGACGCATCGGCGGGTGGGCACATGTGCGCGATCAGAAGTCGAAGCCGAGCTGGCCCCCGCTTTCCAGTGCGGCCGCCTCGGCGGAGAAGCGGACCTTCTTGAGGTGCTGCCACCTGGGCAGCGCATCGAGGTAGGACCAGGAGAGGCGGTGGTGGGCCGTGGGCCCCCGCTCCTCGAGCGCGGCCCTGTGCACGGGGGACGGATAACCGGCGTTGTCGTGGAACGCGAAGTCCGCGTACTCGCCGGAGGCGGCACCCAGCTCGGCCATGAGGGCGTCCCGGCGCACCTTCGCGATGACCGAGGCCGCCGCGACGGCGATGCAGGACTGGTCGCCCTTGATGACCGTTCGGACCTGCCAGGGAGCGCCGAGGTAGTCGTGCTTGCCGTCCAGGATCACCGCGTCGGGGCGCACCGGCAGGGCCTCCAGGGCGCGTACGGCTGCGAGCCGGAGCGCGGCGGTCATTCCGAGTGCGTCGATCTCCTGCGGCGAGGCGTCGCCCAGGGCGTACGCGGTGACCCAGCTCTCCAGCAGCGGCGCCAGTTCGGCGCGTCGCTTCGGGCTGATCAGCTTGGAGTCGGTGAGTCCGGCGGGGGGCCTGCGGAGGCCGGTGACCGCGGCGCACACGGTGACGGGTCCCGCCCACGCTCCGCGTCCGACCTCGTCGACGCCGGCGACGGTCCTGGCACCGGTGGTGGCGCGCAGTGAGCGCTCGACGGTGTGCGTGGGTGGTTCGTACGGCATGGCGTCTGTCAGCGTACGCCGCTGGGGACGCCAGGAACACCCCGGGGGCGTACACCGGCCGGCCGCGTCCGGTGCCGTGCGGCGGGGCGGGGCACCGGCACGGCGTCCGGGAGGCGGGGACATCCCCGGCGGGCCGGGGTTCAGCGCCGGGCGGAGCGGAGCAACGGCACCGCTACGCCGTCGATCAGCTCGGCGATCTCCTCGTCGGCCCATTCGCTGGAGCACACCTTGGTGCGATACATCATCATCGCGGGGATGACGTCGAAGACCACACCCCGCAGGGCGTCGGCGCGGACCTCACCGCGTTCGACGCCCCGGCTCAGCACTTCCTTGATGAGCTCGGTCGACGGCTTGATCACGCCGTTGAGGATCACCGACTGGAAGCGTTCCGCCGTGTGACCGTCGCATTCGTGAAGGACGGAGCGGAGCGCGGAGCCGGACTTGGAGAGCATCGCGTCGCGCAGCCCCCGGCACAGCTGGTAGAGGTCGTCGCGGACGTTTCCGTGGTCGGGCGCTTCGGCCATCGCGGGCAGCGCGCTGCGCAGGGCGTCGGCGACCAGGTCCTCCTTGGAGGGCCATCGCCGGTAGATCGCGGCCTTGCCGGTCTGGGCGCCGGCGGCGACCCCCTCCATCGTCAGCCCGCTCCAGCCGACCGTACTCAGCCGCTCCAGCGCGGCGTCGAGGATGGCGCGTTCCAGCACGGGTCCGCGCCGCCGGAGGGACACCACCGACTGCCGGGCGGCGGCAGCCGATCGCGAAGTAACCATGAGCTTCTCTCCATCGAACAGGTTCGTTGCGCCGCCTGCCGACAGGCCGCGGCGGTGGCTCCGCACGGACCCGGCAACGGCGGATTCAGTGAACGCTTGCGTTCACTGAAGGGGACTCACTAACGTTGACGGGACAGTGAACGGAACCGTTCACTAATTCACTTGTGGGGGACCCTCAGTGACAACCTCTCAGTTAAACGATCTGAGCGCACCGGGTGCGGCGCGCCGGCAAGGGCGCCCGGGGATCGCCCTGACCGTCATCGCCGCCTGCCAGTTGATGGTTGTGCTCGACGCCACGATCGTCAACATCGCCCTCCCGCACATCCAGGACGCGCTCAGCTTCTCGACCACGGATCTCTCCTGGGTCCTGAGCGCCTACACCCTGACCTTCGGCGGGCTGCTGCTGCTCGGCGGCCGGGCCGGGGACATCCTCGGCCGCCGCCGGGTCTTCATGACCGGCATCCTGCTCTTCACCCTGGCCTCACTGGTCGGCGGATTCGCCCAGGAACCCTGGCAGCTGCTGCTGGCCCGCGCGCTCCAGGGCATCGGCGGCGCCATCGCGTCCCCGACCTCGCTCGCGCTCATCACCACCACCTTCGCCGAAGGACCCGCGCGCAACCGGGCGTTCGCCGTCTTCGCCGCGGTGTCCGCGGGCGGCGGCGCCATCGGGCTGCTGGCGGGCGGCATGCTGACCGAATGGCTCGACTGGCGCTGGGTCTTCTTCGTCAACGTGCCGATCGGCGTACTGATCGCGGTCCTGGCACCGCTCTACATCAACGAGTCCGAGAAGCATCCGGGACGCTTCGACGTCTCGGGGGCGCTGACCTCGACGCTGGGCATGGCCTCGCTCGTGTACGGGTTCATCCGGGCCTCCGAGGAGGGCTGGAAGGACTCCCTGACCCTGGCGTCGTTCGGCACCGCGGTGGTCCTGCTCGGCGCGTTCGTCCTGGTCGAGATGCGGGCCAAGGAGCCGATCACACCGCTGCGGATGTTCGCCGACCGCAACCGCTCGGGCACGTACGTGATCATGCTCGGCCTGTCCGCCGCCATGTTCGGCATGTTCTTCTTCATCGTGCTGTTCGTGCAGAACGTGCTGGCCTACACCCCGATCGAATCGGGGCTGGCGTTCCTGCCCGTGACCGTCGCGATCATCGTGGGCGCCGGGCTCTCGCAGCGGTTCCTCCCGGTGCTCGGACCGAAGCCGTTCATGGTGACGGGTTCGGCGCTGACCGGCGTGGGCGTCTTCTGGCTCACGTTCATCTCCTCGGACAGCTCGTATCTCTCCGGCGTGCTCGGCCCGATGATGCTGTTCGGCTTCGGCATGGGGCTGAACTTCGTGACCCTCACCCTGACCGCGGTCTCCGGAGTCGCCCAGCACGAGGCGGGGGCGGCCTCCAGCCTGCTCAACGCGAGTCAGCAGGTGGGCGGTTCGCTGGGTCTGTCCATCCTGGTCACGGTCTTCGGTACGGCGAGCCGCACCGAGGCGGAGAAGCAGGTCCCGCAGTTCCTGGCGCAGGCGTCGCCCGAGCAGAAGGCGCAGTTCGCCAAGACCAAGGAGCTGCCCGGGGTCTGGGGCCACGCGGTGCTCACCCAGGGCATCTCGACCGCGTTCCTCGCGGCGGTGGGCATGTCGGCCCTCGCCCTGCTGACCGCGCTGCTGGTCATCCGGGTGCGCAAGAGCGACCTGGACGCGCTGAGCGGCAAGGCGGCAGCCGCAGGGCCGGCCGCCTAGCACGCCGCCGCGGCCCGGACGCGACGCGCGCCGGTTGCGGGCCGCCCCTGTCGGGCGGCCCGCAACCGGCGGGGCCGGTCAGTACGGGTCGTAGGGATCGTACGAGTCGTCCGTGCCGCCGTCGCGCTCGCTGCCGTTGTCACCCGAGTTCATGCCCCGGCAGTCGAGCGTCCGGAAGCCGGGGTCCCAGTCGCCGAGGATGTCCCGGGCCCGCGTCTCGCCCCAGCTCGTCGCGTACCACGGCTCGTCCGAGTCCCGCAGCGTCCGCTGGATCTTCTCCAGGGCGCAGGAGCGCAGCGGCTCCGGCAGGGTGTCCAGAGCCGGTACGGCGTCGGCCGAGAGCCCGCTGAGGTACTCGATGTCGATCGAGTGGTCGCTGCGGTAGCGCTGGACGTTCTGTTCCGCGATCAGACCGTCGGGCGAGATCAGCCCGAAGGCCAGCACGCCGACGGCCGCGCTCGCCGCGACCGCGCGCGGCAGCAGCCGGGGGCCGAACACCCCGGCCGCCATGATCAGCACGAGGACCACCCCGAGCCACAGCTCGACCGCCGCCACGGAGATGCGCAGCCGGGTCAGTCCGTACGCGTCGACGTAGAGGTCCATGCGCCGCAGCGCGGAGGCGACCACGATGAGCGTGAGCAGGCAGAGCGTGCCGAGGACGCCGCGTACGAGCGTCCGGTCGCGGGCACCGCCGCGCGGCGCCCAGCGCAGGGCGAGCGCGATGACGCCGAGCGTGAGCACGGTGGCCCAGAGCAGCTGCCAGAAGCCCTGGCGGGCGTACTCGGAGTAGCTGAGGTCGGTCTCGGCCATCACCTTGTCGTACCCGCCGAGCAGCACCGTGAGCTGGATGGCGAGGAAGCCGGCGAAGAGCAGGTTGAGGACGACCAGCGGGAGCGCCCACTCCAGCCGTCCGCGTGCCCTGCCCGGCCGTACGCTCAGGCCGTCCCAGTGCACCGGGGCGGCGGCGGTGTACGCGGCGGCGAGCGAACCGACGAGGCCGATCAGCGCGAGGAAGAGCCGCCACGGCCCCTCGCCCACCGACACGTCGGGCATCAGATTGCCGAGCACATCGGCGAAGGCGGCGTCAGCACTGGCGAAGAGCGCCCCGAACACGATGAGCAGGAGCACGGCCACCGCGACGGACCGGAAGACGACGCCCCACCGGCCCCGGGACCCCGACATCCGGTCGCGCACCCCGCGCACGCCCCAGCCCAGCGACTCCGCGACGGAGGTCAGCAGACCCAGCGAGCCGAGGAACACCCCCAGCCAGCTGCGGCTGCCGTGCAGCGCGAGCGAGCCGAGCGCCACGGCGGACACGATGGCGAGGAAGGTCGGCCAGCCCGCGTCCCGGAGGGCGGGGACGGCCAGCAGGGCCAGTCCCCCGATCCCCCAGACCGCGGTCCACGGGCGCAGCCGCCGGCCCGCCGCCCGCGCGGCGTAGTACGCGCCGAGCGAGGCCGGCACCGCCACGATCAGCAGGTTCGGGCCGATCCCGTCACCGAGCAGCAGAGCGCTGAGCAGCGTGGTCGCCAGGATGGACCAGAGGGTGGCGCTGTGGACGGTCCCGGGCTTCACGGGCCGCAGGCGCGAGATCGTGGAGGGGTCCTGCTTGGACTGCGCCCAGGGGTTGGGCTGCTGCGGGGGCCGGCCCTGCTGGGCGTAGGCCGGGATCTTCGGCGGCTCGGGCACGGCCCCCTGCGGCTGGGCGCCCGGCGCCGCCTGGGCCTGCGCGGGAACTCCCGGCTGCGCGGGCGCGGTCGCCGGTGCGCCGGAGCCGCCCGGCCCGGTGGCCTGCGTCGGAGCGGGCGGCTGCGCCGGAGCGGCCGCTGCGGACGGCTCCGGCGCGTGCTCGGCCCGGGGTGATTCTGACGACTGGTCTGACACGGGACCCCTCCCCACCGGGGTCCGCTCACGCGTGCCCTGGGCAGCGCACGGCCCCCCGGCGTCTCATTCGGTGCGCGCCCGTGGTGATGATCATCGAGGGCGGCGTGGCCGAAAGAGTAACCCCGTGTGACGGCCGTCGGCCGGGCCGGACGGGCCTGTGGCAGGACCGTGACAGTCGGACCGGTGTGGCGGCGGAGGGGAAGGGTTCAGCGGGCCCTGGCGGGCGGCGCCTGACGGACGGCCCAGTCGGGCAGTTCCTCGGTCCGGTCCGTCCAGTGCTCCGGAGGCGCGCCCGCCGCGCCCGCCGCGACCACTCCGCCGACGATCGCGCACGTCGTGTCGACGTCGCCGCCCGCCTGCGCGGTCACCCAGAAGGCCTGCTCGAAGTCGCCGAGGCTGCGGGCCGCCGACCACAGGGCGAAGGGGACGGTGTCGTGCGCGCTGGTGCGCCGGCCGTTGCCGAGGACCGCCGCGACCGTGCCGGCGTCCTGGTAGTCCAGCATGTCGCGGGCCCGGCGCAGCCCCGCGCCGACCGCGCTGCGCGGCACGAGCGCGATGACGCCGTCCAGCAGGTCCGTCGGGCTCGGCGGCCCGGCGGGCGAGGCCGCGAGCGAGGCGGCGGCCGCCACGGCCATCGCCCCGACGACGGCCTCGCGGTGCTGGTGCGTGGTGTACGAGGAGATCTCGGCCTGGTGCGTGGCCTGCTCGGGGTCGTCCGCGTACCAGGCGCCGAGCGGCGCGATACGCATCGACGAGCCGTTGCCCCACGATCCCTGGCCCTTGAAGAGCGCGGAGGCCAGCTCCCGCCAGTCCCCGCCCTCCCGGACCAGGCGGAGCAGCCGGTTCACCGCGGGGCCGTATCCCCGGTCGAAGTCGTGACGCGTGGCGAAGGAGAGGGCCAGGGCGTCCTGGTCGATCCGGCCGTGGTCGCGGAGGACGGCCAGGACGGAGCCGGCCATTTCGGTGTCGTCGGTCCACTGCCAGGGGCCGGGCGGCAGGGCCCGGTCCTTCAGGAGCGGATAGTTGGCGGGCACGAAGAACTGGGAGCCCAGGGCGTCTCCCACGGAGAGGCCGCGCAGGCTGGCAAGGGCGCGTTCGAAGCGCTGGTCGGAAGCGGATTCGGTCATCGCTTCCACTCTATCCGGTGATGCCGTAGGGCTCAGGTGTGCGCCAGCGTTCGAAGGGCCGGTCGAGGGTGTAGCGGCCGTTCGCGCCGAGCAGGAGCGTCCGGGACTCCCCGTTGCCGGGGTTGGAGAGCGACTCGAATTCGGCCACGGACCAGTGGAACCAGCGCATGCAGAAGAGCCGCATGGTCAGACCGTGCGTGACGAGCAGGACGTTCTGCGGGTGGTCCGGGTCCTCGAAGCTCCGGTGCAGGCTCTCCAGGAACGCGCCGACCCGGTCGTACACGTCCGCGCCGGACTCGCCCTGCGCGAAGCGGTAGAAGAAGTGCCCGTAGGCGTCCCGGTAGGCCTTCTGGAGGCGGACGTCGTCATGGTCCTGCCAGTTGCCCCAGTCCTGTTCGCGCAGCCGGGGCTCCTCGCGCACCCGGACCTGTCCGGGGTCCAGCCCGAGGGCCGCGAACGTCTCGTGCGTGCGGCGGTAGGGGGAGACGTACACACTGACCTGCTCGTCGCCGAAGAGTCCGCGCAGCCGTGCCCCCGTCTCGCGGGCCTGCCGCAGGCCGGTCGGGGTGAGTCTCAGGGCGTGGTCGGGCTCGCGCTCGTAGACGGTGTCGTCGGCGTTGCCCTCGGACTCGCCGTGCCGGACCAGGACAATGCGTTGCGGTCGTGCCATGTACCGACCCTAGATCGAGTCGGCACCGTTCGAGCAGTTGTCCGGAATTCGATGGTGGATGTCGCCGGCGGGAGGCCCCTCACACGGTCCACGACGGTTCGAGCTGCACCACGTCACCGGCCAGCTCCGCCACGTCTTCCTCGGTCTGCGCCCGCTGCGAGAGCCGGTCGACGCTGCCCGCCCGGTACTTCCCGCGCTCGGCGCTCGACTGCCACATCGACAGCACCAGGAACTCGTGGCCGGGCGCCTCGCCGAAGACCCCGCGCAGCATCCCGGGCGATCCGGCCATCGCCGGGTTCCACACCCGCTGCTGCATCAGCGCGAAGTGCTCGACCCGGTCCTCGTGCACCCTGCTGTGTGCCACCCTGAGCACATCCGCGTCCGTGAAGCGCGGCTCGAAGCCGGTCTTCACATCGAAGCGGTACTCGAAGAGCTTGACCTGGATGTCGTTGCACGTGCCCGACTGCGCGGCGGCCAGGGCATCGTGGCCCCGTGCCATGAACGAGTCGTAGAAGACCCGGTTCTCCCAGAACGCGAAGACGTGCGCCACCTCGGGCCGGGACCGGCTCCAGCCACCGCCCTGCCCCCTGAACCCCGGCTCCCC
It encodes the following:
- a CDS encoding TetR/AcrR family transcriptional regulator, whose amino-acid sequence is MVTSRSAAAARQSVVSLRRRGPVLERAILDAALERLSTVGWSGLTMEGVAAGAQTGKAAIYRRWPSKEDLVADALRSALPAMAEAPDHGNVRDDLYQLCRGLRDAMLSKSGSALRSVLHECDGHTAERFQSVILNGVIKPSTELIKEVLSRGVERGEVRADALRGVVFDVIPAMMMYRTKVCSSEWADEEIAELIDGVAVPLLRSARR
- a CDS encoding YdbC family protein → MLVKWIRCSVTDRRGFERGQRKWAGLLGEPGFRGQGGGWSRSRPEVAHVFAFWENRVFYDSFMARGHDALAAAQSGTCNDIQVKLFEYRFDVKTGFEPRFTDADVLRVAHSRVHEDRVEHFALMQQRVWNPAMAGSPGMLRGVFGEAPGHEFLVLSMWQSSAERGKYRAGSVDRLSQRAQTEEDVAELAGDVVQLEPSWTV
- a CDS encoding MFS transporter codes for the protein MTTSQLNDLSAPGAARRQGRPGIALTVIAACQLMVVLDATIVNIALPHIQDALSFSTTDLSWVLSAYTLTFGGLLLLGGRAGDILGRRRVFMTGILLFTLASLVGGFAQEPWQLLLARALQGIGGAIASPTSLALITTTFAEGPARNRAFAVFAAVSAGGGAIGLLAGGMLTEWLDWRWVFFVNVPIGVLIAVLAPLYINESEKHPGRFDVSGALTSTLGMASLVYGFIRASEEGWKDSLTLASFGTAVVLLGAFVLVEMRAKEPITPLRMFADRNRSGTYVIMLGLSAAMFGMFFFIVLFVQNVLAYTPIESGLAFLPVTVAIIVGAGLSQRFLPVLGPKPFMVTGSALTGVGVFWLTFISSDSSYLSGVLGPMMLFGFGMGLNFVTLTLTAVSGVAQHEAGAASSLLNASQQVGGSLGLSILVTVFGTASRTEAEKQVPQFLAQASPEQKAQFAKTKELPGVWGHAVLTQGISTAFLAAVGMSALALLTALLVIRVRKSDLDALSGKAAAAGPAA
- a CDS encoding histidine phosphatase family protein, whose product is MARPQRIVLVRHGESEGNADDTVYEREPDHALRLTPTGLRQARETGARLRGLFGDEQVSVYVSPYRRTHETFAALGLDPGQVRVREEPRLREQDWGNWQDHDDVRLQKAYRDAYGHFFYRFAQGESGADVYDRVGAFLESLHRSFEDPDHPQNVLLVTHGLTMRLFCMRWFHWSVAEFESLSNPGNGESRTLLLGANGRYTLDRPFERWRTPEPYGITG
- a CDS encoding DUF4173 domain-containing protein gives rise to the protein MSDQSSESPRAEHAPEPSAAAAPAQPPAPTQATGPGGSGAPATAPAQPGVPAQAQAAPGAQPQGAVPEPPKIPAYAQQGRPPQQPNPWAQSKQDPSTISRLRPVKPGTVHSATLWSILATTLLSALLLGDGIGPNLLIVAVPASLGAYYAARAAGRRLRPWTAVWGIGGLALLAVPALRDAGWPTFLAIVSAVALGSLALHGSRSWLGVFLGSLGLLTSVAESLGWGVRGVRDRMSGSRGRWGVVFRSVAVAVLLLIVFGALFASADAAFADVLGNLMPDVSVGEGPWRLFLALIGLVGSLAAAYTAAAPVHWDGLSVRPGRARGRLEWALPLVVLNLLFAGFLAIQLTVLLGGYDKVMAETDLSYSEYARQGFWQLLWATVLTLGVIALALRWAPRGGARDRTLVRGVLGTLCLLTLIVVASALRRMDLYVDAYGLTRLRISVAAVELWLGVVLVLIMAAGVFGPRLLPRAVAASAAVGVLAFGLISPDGLIAEQNVQRYRSDHSIDIEYLSGLSADAVPALDTLPEPLRSCALEKIQRTLRDSDEPWYATSWGETRARDILGDWDPGFRTLDCRGMNSGDNGSERDGGTDDSYDPYDPY
- a CDS encoding ADP-ribosylglycohydrolase family protein, which produces MTESASDQRFERALASLRGLSVGDALGSQFFVPANYPLLKDRALPPGPWQWTDDTEMAGSVLAVLRDHGRIDQDALALSFATRHDFDRGYGPAVNRLLRLVREGGDWRELASALFKGQGSWGNGSSMRIAPLGAWYADDPEQATHQAEISSYTTHQHREAVVGAMAVAAAASLAASPAGPPSPTDLLDGVIALVPRSAVGAGLRRARDMLDYQDAGTVAAVLGNGRRTSAHDTVPFALWSAARSLGDFEQAFWVTAQAGGDVDTTCAIVGGVVAAGAAGAPPEHWTDRTEELPDWAVRQAPPARAR
- a CDS encoding ribonuclease HII codes for the protein MPYEPPTHTVERSLRATTGARTVAGVDEVGRGAWAGPVTVCAAVTGLRRPPAGLTDSKLISPKRRAELAPLLESWVTAYALGDASPQEIDALGMTAALRLAAVRALEALPVRPDAVILDGKHDYLGAPWQVRTVIKGDQSCIAVAAASVIAKVRRDALMAELGAASGEYADFAFHDNAGYPSPVHRAALEERGPTAHHRLSWSYLDALPRWQHLKKVRFSAEAAALESGGQLGFDF